The Longimicrobiales bacterium genome contains the following window.
TGAACGCCGGGCTCGTCGAACTGATGTGGGCCGAACTCGACGGCACCGGGAAGACGGCTGAGATCCGTCAGGAGATCCGTAACCTCACCGCGGTCCGCAGATAGGGCCTATTCCCCTGCGGACGAATCCAGCCAGGTCGTGTTCGTACCCAGATTGATGGCGAGATGGGCTCCGGCGGTACCCGGCGCTGCGCCGTGCCAGTGCTCGTTGCCCGCTTCGATCACGACGACGTCGCCCTCTGCGAGCACGAGTTCCGTACCGGCACGGTCCACGACCACGCACGTGCCGGCCAGGCCGAACAAGAGTTGAGCGTCATCATGAACATGCCAGTTCGTCCGCGCGCCCTCGGCGAACGAGACACGATACAGCCGCACATCCTGGCCGTCGTCTGGACCCAACAGCCGCTGCATGGTCGCGGGAAGGACGAAGTTGTTCGCGTCTGCCGGATTGTGGGGCACGGCGCCGGAGTCGATGCGTCTCATCCGTCACCTCCCGACACAATGGCCTCTGCCTCCATCTCGACCACGTAACCGTCGCCGATCAGTCCAGCGTTCACGAGGGTGTTCGCCGGCTGGATGTCTCTGAACCGTTTTCCGTGAGCGCGCGACACCGGGTCCCAGACGTCGGGGTCGCCGATGTAGATCCGGGTCCTCACTACGTCTTCCAGAACTCCACCGAGCGATTGGATCGCCCCTTCCACCTTGTCGATGATGTAGTGCATTTGGGACGCAGGGTCCGCACTCCCAATGAGCCGATCGCCATGCGTCGCCGTGGTCCCGGACACCAAGATTCGGTCCCCCTTTTTGACGGCCCGCGAGAAGCCGGCGAGATCCTCCCACACCGTCCCGCTCAACGCCTTCGTACGACCATCCGACCCGATTTCAGTTGGATAGGGAGACGGGAAGTCATCGAAGTGGTCACTCAAGTCGCCCGCTGCGGTCAGAAAGGGTGGCTTCCGGTATTCGTCACCACATCCACCGGGGATCGGATCGAGCGCCGCGACGGCCGCGGCAATTTCTTGGAGACTCTCATCGTCCCATTCGATGTCGAACATCCGCTGGTTGTCGTCCAAATGTTCGCTGAGGCCCAGCCGGGCACCGACGATCACACCTGCCACCGCCGGCGCGTCCAACATGTACCGAGTCGCGACATTGGCCATCGAAGCGCCAACACGCGTGGAAGCCCGCTGCACGGCCCCCAAAAGGGACTGGAGCTTGGACCATCCACCTGCCGTGTCGATGAACCGTTTGTACTTCATTTGCGACCAAGTCTCGAGGTCACTCATGTCCGGCTCTGGAACGTCTAGCCAGCGCTCAGTAAGCAATCCCCCGGCCAGTGTACCGAACGCGAGGACCTTCACGTCATAGCGGGCACAGACATCAGCCATATCGCCCGCTGCGCGCTGATCCAGGAGCGAGTAACAGACCTGGTTCGACACGATGTCGACGCCGCTCTCACACAACATCGCCACGTGGGCGGCATCGGTATTCGTCAGCCCAATATGTCGAATCAGCCCGTCGTCCTTGAGCGCCTGCAATTCAAACATGCAGTCCAGCCAACTCGGATCGGCATAGCTCCATGCGTGGAACTGGAGCAAGTCGATCGAATCGCGTTTCATTCGATCCAATGCCCTTTGAACTGCACGCCGCACATCTTCGGCGGACTTCGGCCCGGGATTAGGCACCCACTTCGTGCACAGCTGCGCCGTATCAGGCCATCGCTCTTCGTATCGGCCAGCGATCAGTTCCGATGAACCATAGTGATCCGCCATGTCGAAGGTGGTGAGGCCGGCTCCGACGTAGCGCGCCATCTCTTCCGAGGCGTCGTCGAGATCCAGCGCTGAACCTTCACGCTCCATATCCGCGACTTGCCACAGACCGGTAACGATTCGGGAGATTTCGAGGCCA
Protein-coding sequences here:
- a CDS encoding cupin domain-containing protein; translated protein: MRRIDSGAVPHNPADANNFVLPATMQRLLGPDDGQDVRLYRVSFAEGARTNWHVHDDAQLLFGLAGTCVVVDRAGTELVLAEGDVVVIEAGNEHWHGAAPGTAGAHLAINLGTNTTWLDSSAGE
- a CDS encoding aldo/keto reductase, translated to MVERTELAPGLEISRIVTGLWQVADMEREGSALDLDDASEEMARYVGAGLTTFDMADHYGSSELIAGRYEERWPDTAQLCTKWVPNPGPKSAEDVRRAVQRALDRMKRDSIDLLQFHAWSYADPSWLDCMFELQALKDDGLIRHIGLTNTDAAHVAMLCESGVDIVSNQVCYSLLDQRAAGDMADVCARYDVKVLAFGTLAGGLLTERWLDVPEPDMSDLETWSQMKYKRFIDTAGGWSKLQSLLGAVQRASTRVGASMANVATRYMLDAPAVAGVIVGARLGLSEHLDDNQRMFDIEWDDESLQEIAAAVAALDPIPGGCGDEYRKPPFLTAAGDLSDHFDDFPSPYPTEIGSDGRTKALSGTVWEDLAGFSRAVKKGDRILVSGTTATHGDRLIGSADPASQMHYIIDKVEGAIQSLGGVLEDVVRTRIYIGDPDVWDPVSRAHGKRFRDIQPANTLVNAGLIGDGYVVEMEAEAIVSGGDG